CAAGGTGGAGTACCGCGGCGACCAGTGGCGGAACCGGGACGCGGAGGGGTACGAACTCACCCCGTCGCTCCGGCTGATCAGGACCCCGGGCCACAGCACGGAGGACATCACGCTGCTCGCGGGCACGGAGTCGGGCGTGGTCGCCTTCGCCGGTGACCTGTGGTGGCACGCGAACGGCCCGGCGGACGACCCGGTGGCCCCCGACCGCGAGGTGCTGCGCGCCTCCCGGCTGCGCGTGATCGGCGCCGCGGACCTGATCGTCCCCGGCCACGGCGCCCCGTTCCGGCCGGACGTGTCCACGCCGCGCTGAACGGGCCCACCCCGCACCGAACGGTCCCTTCGCGCCGCACGGCAGGCACCAGCCGTCCGACCTACGGCCCCAGGGCCTGTGTCGGAAGTCCCGCCCGCCCCGCGACGCCCGGCACGCGCCCTAGCCCAACCAGGTCACATCTGCGCCCAACCCTCCCCCCGTCGGTGCGTCCCCGCGGCCCGTGCGCGCCGCTCGGACGATGTTGGAGCCGATGTGCGTGCCGGCTCCGACTTCGGCACCGGACAGGGACCAGAGCGAGGGAGCGCACGATGCCGGAACTGTTCGTCGACGGGGAGTGGACGGGGGCCGTCGAAGGGGCGCGGCGGGATGTGGTCAATCCGTTCGACGCGTCCGTGGTGCAGCAGGTCGACGACGCCGGGGAGGCGGACGTCGACCTCGCCGTGCGGGCCGCGCGGCGCGCCTTCGACCGCGGCGACTGGTCGGCGGCGCCCACCCGGGAGCGGGCCGACGTGCTCCTGCGGGTCTCGCGGTTCCTGCTGCGGGACCAGGAGGAGATCGCCCACGTCGAGTCCCTCGACACGGGCAAGACGCTTGCCGAGGCCCGGATCGACGTCGAGGACGTCTCGAACGCGTTCCGCTACTTCGCCGAGATCGCGGACAAGGACGGCGGCCGGGTCGTGGACGTCGGTCCGGACGTGCTCAGCCGGGTCACGTACCACCCCATCGGGGTCTGTGCCCTGATCGCGCCGTGGAACTACCCGCTGTTGCAGGCCTCCTGGAAGGTCGCCCCCGCCCTGGTCGCGGGCAACACCTTCGTCCTCAAGCCCAGTGAGACCACGCCGCTCTCCACCATCCACATGATCAAGCTGATCGCCGAGGCGGGCGCTCCCGCCGGTGTCGCCAACCTGGTGCTCGGCCCGGGCAGCACCGTGGGCGCGGCCATGTCGGCGCACCCCGAGGTGGACCTGGTCTCCTTCACCGGCGGCCTGGCCACCGGGCGCCGGATCATGGAGGCGTGCGCGCCGGGCGTGAAGAACCTCGCCCTGGAGCTCGGCGGCAAGAACCCCAACGTGGTCTTCGCCGACTGCGACTTCGAGGCCGCCGTCGACCACGCGCTGGAAGCATCGTTCCTGCACTCCGGTCAGGTCTGCTCGGCGGGCTCCAGGCTGCTCGTGGAGGACTCCCTGCACGACCGGTTCGTGGAGCGGCTCGCCGCCCGCGCGAAGAACATCCGGCTGGGCAACGGGCTCGATCCGGAGACGGAGAGCGGTCCGCTGAGCTCGGCGGAGCACCGGGCGAAGGTCGAGGGGTATCTGGAGGTCGCCCGCGAAGAGGGCGCCCGCCTGGTGTGCGGCGGGGCCAGGCCCGACGACCCCGAGCTGTCGCGCGGCTTCTTCCTGCTGCCCACGATCTACGCCGACTGCGACCGCTCCATGCGCATCGTGCAGGAGGAGGTCTTCGGCCCGGTCGTCACGGTGGAGCGGTTCCGCTCCGAGGACGAGGCCGTGGAGCTGGCCAACGACACGCACTACGGCCTGGCGGGCGGCATCTGGACGAACGACGCGAGCCGCGCCCAGCGGGTCGCGGCCCGGCTGCGGCACGGCACGGTCTGGATCAACGACTTCCACCCCTACGTCCCGCAGGCGGAGTGGGGCGGCTTCGGCCGGTCCGGTTTCGGCCGGGAGCTCGGTCCGACGGGCCTGCGCGAGTACCAGGAGGCCAAGCACATCTACCAGAACCTCAGGCCGGGCCCCTCCGGCTGGTTCAAGGGCTGACCGGACTCGGCGCTCCACACGGACGAGCTGACGGACGACAGGGAAGGCGGCGGCATGGCCGACGAGACGACGACTTACGACTACCTGATCATCGGCGGCGGTACGGCGGGGTCCGTACTGGCCGCCCGGCTGAGCGAGGACCCGGCGTCCCGGGTCTGTGTGGTGGAGGGCGGCCCGAGCGACGTCGGCGACGACCGCATCCTGAAGCTCCGCAACTGGATCAACCTGCTCGGCGGCGAGTTCGACTACGGCTACACCACCGAGGAGCAGCCGCGCGGCAACTCCCACATCCTGCACTCCCGGGCCCGCGTACTCGGCGGCTGCTCCTCGCACAACACCCTGATCAGTTTCCTGCCGTTCCCGCAGGACCTCGACGAGTGGGTGGCGAGCGGCTGCGAAGGATGGGGCCCCGAGACGATCCTGCCGTACCGGTCGCGGCTCCAGAACACGATCGTGCCCGTCGGCGCCGCCGACCGTAACCCGATCGCCCAGGACTTCGTCACGGCGGCGACCAGCCGGCTCGGCGTCCCGGTCGTCGAGGACTTCAACGCCCGCCCGTTCACCGACGGCGCCGGTTTCTTCTCCGTCGCGTACGACCCGCAGACCAACAACCGCTCCTCCGCGTCGGTCGCGTATCTGCACCCCATCATGGACCGCCCGAACCTGACGCACCGTCTGGAGACGTGGGCGTACCGGCTGCTGCGCGACGAGGAGGGCCGCTTCACCCGCGTGCAGGTCCGCAACCCGGACGGCTCGGTGTCGATCCTGGAGGCGGAGGCCGAGGTCCTGCTCTGTGCCGGTGCCATCGACACGCCCCGGCTCCTGATGCTCTCCGGGATCGGCCCCGCCGACCAGCTGCGCGACCTCGGCATCGAGGTCGAGGCGGATCTGCCGGGGATCGGGGAGAACCTCCTCGACCACCCCGAGTCGGTGATGGTGTGGGAGACGAGCGGACCGCTGCCGCCCAACTCGGCGATGGACTCGGACGCCGGTCTCTTCCTGCGCCGCGACGCGGCGGGCGGCCCGCGCCCCGACCTGATGTTCCACTTCTACCAAGTGCCGTTCACCGTCAACACGGAACGCCTCGGCTATCCCGTTCCCGAGCACGGCGTCTGCATGACGCCGAACGTGCCGCGGGCCCGGTCCGTCGGCCGCATGTGGCTGCGCAGCGCCGACCCGTCCGTCAAACCGGCGCTGGACTTCCGCTACTTCACGGACCCGGAAGGCCACGACGAACGCACGATCGTCGACGGTCTGCGCATCGCGCGCGAGGTCGCCGCCACCGCCCCGCTCAGCGACTGGCTGCTGCGGGAGGTCGCCCCGGGCCCGGACGTGCAGTCGGACGCGGACCTGTCGGAGTACGGGCGACGCGCCGCGCACACCGTCTACCACCCGGCGGGCACCTGCCGGATGGGCGCCGAGGACGATCCGATGGCCGTGGTCGACCCGCAGCTGCGGCTGCGCGGACACGACGGTCTGCGCATCGTGGACGCGTCCATCTTCCCGACCATGCCGTCCATCAACCCGATGGTCACGGTGCTCCTCGCCGCCGAACGCGCCGCGGACCTCATCATGGCGAGGCCCGCACCCGGGGCCGCGGGTTCGGAAGGGGCCCACCAGTGAGCGCTGCGAGTACACCGGACGGCACCGCGAACGCCGACGCGGCTCCCGGCGAGGAGAACTCGGAGTTCCGCAAGGAGATGGGGCCGTGGGCGAACTTCGCCCTCGGCTTCACCTACCTCTCGCCCGTGGTGAGCACGTACACCCTCTTCGGCACGGCTCTCGCCGACGGCGGCCCGCCGATGATCTGGGCGTTCGTCATGGCGGGGTGCGGGCAGTTCCTCGTCGCGCTGGTCTTCGGCGAGGTCGTCGCGCAGTACCCGGTCGCGGGCGGCGTCTATCCGTGGGCGCGGCGGCTGTGGGGCGTGCGCTGGGCGTGGATGACCGGCTGGGTCTACATGTGGGCGCTGCTCGTCACCATCACCAGCGTCGCGTACGGCGCGGGACCCTACATCGCGATCCTGCTCGGCTTCCGGCCCACCGTGCACACCACGGTGCTGTGCACGATCGCGCTGATCGTGATCTCCGTACTCATCAACTACGCCGGTACGAAGGCGCTTTCCCTGGCGGCCCTCATCGGGTTCAGCGCGGAGCTGCTCGGCGCGCTCGTCGTCGGCATCATCCTGCTGACCACGCACCGCTTCCACGGACTCGGCGTCCTCTTCGACGACTACGGCGCGGCCGGTGACAGCTCCTACCTGCCCGTCTTCCTCGGCGCCGCGATCATCGGCTTCTACCAGTACTACGGCTTCGAGGCCTGCGGAGACGTCGCCGAGGAGGTCAAGCACCCCGGCAAGGTCATCCCGAAGGCGATGCGCCGCACCATCTACGTCGGCGGGGCGGCGGCGACGTTCACCTGTCTGACGCTGCTCCTCGCTGTCGTCGACTACCGTGCCGTGATCTCGGGGAAGGACACGGACCCGGTGGTCAGGGTCCTCTTCGACGCCCTCGGCGAGGCGGGCGCGCGTACGGTCATGGCGGTCGTCCTCATCTCCTTCCTGTCCTGCACGATCAGTCTTCAGGCCGCCGCCGGGCGGCTGATCTACTCGTACGCCCGTGACGAGATGATCATCGGCCACCGGCTGCTGCGGAAGTTCTCCTCGGCACGCGCGGTCCCGCCGTACGCGCTGCTCATCGCGGCGGTCGTGCCCGCCCTCATCGCCGTCGGGTCGCTCATCTCCGAGGACGCCCTCACGAAGATCGTGTCCTTCGCGATCCTCGGCATCTACGCGGCCTTCCAGATGGTCGTCCTCGCCGCGCTGCGGGCCCGTCTGAAGGGGTGGAAGCCGAGCGGTGAGTACCGGCTCGGGCGGTGGGGAATGCTGGTCAACTTCGGTGCGCTCGCGTACGGGATCTTCGCCATCGTCAACATCGCCTGGCCCCGCACGCCCGAAGCGCCCTGGTACGACAACTGGATCGTGCTGCTGAGCGGCGGCGTCGTGGTGGCCGCGGGCCTGGTGTACATGTTCACGACGCGCCACTACGGACGCAGCGACGCCCCGTCGGACAACGCGGTGCCCGACGAGCCGGACACCGCGTGACGACGTGAGCGCGTGAGCCGTGGCTATCGGAGGTGGACGAGGAGCGCGTCGAGTGCCTTGGTGAGGGACTCGGCGTTGCCCGCGTCGAACCACGTGGTGCGGATGCGTTCGTTGCTTCCGCCGGGTGTCTCGTGGTCGCCCGCCAGCTGCTCCGGCGAGCGCGTCCCGTCGCCCAGTGCCCGTCCGACGGCCTGGAAGAGGCCGCGGACGTACCGGTCCGCCTCCTCCGCGGGAATGCCCTGCCGGGCGGCCCAGTCGGTGAGGGTCGCCAGGTACGCGTAGTGGGCGCTCAGCGTGCCCGTCAGCGTGGAGAACACGGCGAAGTCCGCCTCGTCCGCGACCGGCAGCGCGCCGCCGAGCGCGTCGAAGACGGCGTCGACGACCGGGTGGGACGGGAAGGTCACGGTCACGGACCGGCGCTCGCGCACGGCGGGCAGCGGGATGGCGCGCACCACGGGGGCGGCGGTGCCGAGCAGATCGCGCACCTCGTCGACGCCGACGCCCGCCATGACGCTGAGCACGACCTTTTCGCCGTCGACCCGGAGTCCTTCGAGGGCGCCGGTACGGTCCTGGGGGCGGACGGCGAGGATCACCAACTCGGCGCGGTCCGCGACCTCCTGGTTGTCCGCGCACACGCGTACGTTCGGATACCGGCGGGACAGCTCGGCGGCCGCACGGGCCCCTCGCGGCGAGAGGTGGATCTCCGGCGGCTCCTGGGCGCCGTCGCACAAGCCGTCCACCATGGCCCGGCCGATCTCGCCCACTCCGATGATCCCGATGCTGTTCACCATGGTTCTCCCCTGTTGTATCGATGGAGGTTTTGCCCCGCACGGAGTATCCATGCGCGCATGACGAACCACGACACGCGGGGCCGGGCCGGCGGGCCGCCCGGACTGCCTCCGCCTCCGCCGCCGGGTGCGACCGCGCTGCCACCGGGCACGTACGACGGGACGGTCGTCCTCGTCACGGGCGGCGGGACCGGTCTGGGCAAGGCCGTCGCCGCCGAGTTCGCGCGGCTCGGCGCCGATCTGGTGATCGCGAGCCGCAAGGAGGACCGGCTCAGGGCGGCGCGGGACGAGCTGGCCGCGCTGGGCGGGCGCGTGACCGCGGCGGTCTGCGACATCCGGGACGCCGACCGCGTCGCCGAGGTCTTCGACGCGGCGCAGGGGGCGTACGGGTTGCCGGACGTCCTGGTGAACAACGCCGCCGCCAACTTCCCCGTGCCCGCCGAGGACATGTCGCCGGGCGCCTGGCGGGCGGTCGTGGACACCACGCTCACCGGCACGTTCCTGATGACGCGGGAGTTCGGCCGCCGTCACCTCGCCGCGGGCACCCCCGGCTCGGTCATCGACGTCGGGGCGTCGTACGCGTGGACGGGCGGCCCCGGGTTCGCGCACAGCGCGGCGGCCAAGGCCGGGGTGAAGAGCCTGGTGGAGACCCTCGCGGTGGAGTGGGGGCCGTACGGCATCCAGGTCAACGGCCTGGTGCCGGGGCTGATGCCGCACGACGACATGACCGCCGCCATCCGCGGCAACCTGGACCCGGCGGGTGCACTGGCCGCCCGTCAGCCCGCCCTGCGCGTCGGCCTGCCCCGCGAACTGGGCTGGGCCGCCACGTTCCTGGCCTCCCCCTACGCCCGCTTCATCACGGGTCACACGCTGGTGGTCGACGGCGCGAACTGGCAGCGCAGGGGGCTGGTCAGTCCGCAGGTGGTGCCGGTGCGGGAGCAGCTGGGAAGGGCGGCCTTCGACGATGGCGCGGCTGCTGGTCAGCGGACTTCTGACGCGGGTGCTACTTCCCCCCGAACGCCGCCGGCCGGCCCGCCGCCTTCGCCCCGTACCCCTCCCGGGAGTCCTCCGACGTGAGCGTGATCGCCGCGTTCATCGCGACGCGGTCGAGCGCATCCGCCATCCCCGCGTCCGCGTACGCGTCGATGCCGCGCTTGATGCCCTGCACGGCGAGCGGCGCGTTCGCCGCGATCTCCTCCGCCAGGGCCCGCGAGACCGCGCCCAACTCCGCGACGGTGACGACTTCTTGGAGGAGGCGCAGGCGCTCCGCCGTCGCGGCGTCGATCCGGCGGCCGGTGAGGGCGAGCAGCTTCGCCCATCCCGCGCCCGCCTCGCGGGCGATGCGCAGGTCGCCGCCCGCGTCCACGGCGACGCCGATGCTCGCCTCGGGCAGCGCGAAGACCGCGTCGTCCGCCGCGATCCGTACGTCCGCCATGAGGGCCAGCTCGAAGCCGAAGCCCAGGCAGTACCCCTGGACGGCCGCGACGACCGGCTGCGGGAGCCGCGCGAAGGCACGGAAGCGCTCGTGGGCCCAGCGCAGCCCTTCGTAGTAGTTACGGGTGCGCTCGGCGCCGGAGCGGCCGGTGATCGCGCCGCCCGGCGCCGTGATGTCGATGCCCGCACAGAACGCCCGGCCCTCGGCGCGCAGCAGCACCGCCCTGATCGAACCGTCGAAGCGGATCCGGTCGGCGAACAGGCCGAGTTGGCGGGTGGATTCCCAGCTCCACGCGTTGAGCTTGCGCGGCCGGCAGAGGGTGAGGATGCCGAGCCCGTCCTCGACATCGAGGCGCAGCCGTTCCTCACCCTCCGGGATGTCCGTGCCGAGGGTGTCGATCACGCGCGCAGGTTACGCGCATCGGCTCACCGACTGAAGACCTCGAACGCCACCGCGGGCTTCCCGCCGAAGCGCGGCGCCAGGGACTGCGCGTTGCCCGTCAGGAACGTACGGCAGTACTTCTCGGGGTCCTCGTCCGTCAACGCCTCGATGTATGAGCGGTGTTCGAGGAGCGAGGCGACCGAGCGCTCCAGGCCCGCCGTCGCGTCCGCGGCGTGCGTGGGCGTCGAGGAACCGGCGACGGCGACCCACCGCACGCCGTTCCACGGTTCAAGGCCCTGCTCCTCGATGAGCTCCGGGAAGATCCACCTGTTGCCCGCGTCCGCCGCGGCGTCCAGCGTGGCACGGCCGACGGCCACGTGGTCGGGGGTGTTCCAGGCGACGCCGCCCCAGGTGTCGCGGTGGTTGAGCGTGATGACCAGCTCGGGGCGGTGCCTGCGGATCGCGGCGGCGATGTCGCGGCGCAGCGCCGTGCCGTACTCGACGACGCCGTCCTTGTGGTCGAGGAACTCCACGGTGTCCACGCCGACGACGGCCGCACTGGCTCGCTGCTCCCGCTCGCGCAGCGGCCCGCAGGTGGCGGGGTCGACCGTGTCGATGCCTGCCTCGCCGCGGGTGGCCAGGAGGTACGCGACCTCCCGGCCGCCGTCGGTCCAGCTCGCGATGGCCGCCGCGCACCCGTACTCCAGGTCGTCCGGGTGGGCGACGACAGCGAGCGCCCGCCGCCAGTCGTCGGGCATGGGGGTGAGCTGGTCGGTGGGGGCGGCTGAACTCTGCGGCTCGGTCATGATTCCCAGCCTAGC
The sequence above is a segment of the Streptomyces sp. Je 1-369 genome. Coding sequences within it:
- a CDS encoding APC family permease; the protein is MSAASTPDGTANADAAPGEENSEFRKEMGPWANFALGFTYLSPVVSTYTLFGTALADGGPPMIWAFVMAGCGQFLVALVFGEVVAQYPVAGGVYPWARRLWGVRWAWMTGWVYMWALLVTITSVAYGAGPYIAILLGFRPTVHTTVLCTIALIVISVLINYAGTKALSLAALIGFSAELLGALVVGIILLTTHRFHGLGVLFDDYGAAGDSSYLPVFLGAAIIGFYQYYGFEACGDVAEEVKHPGKVIPKAMRRTIYVGGAAATFTCLTLLLAVVDYRAVISGKDTDPVVRVLFDALGEAGARTVMAVVLISFLSCTISLQAAAGRLIYSYARDEMIIGHRLLRKFSSARAVPPYALLIAAVVPALIAVGSLISEDALTKIVSFAILGIYAAFQMVVLAALRARLKGWKPSGEYRLGRWGMLVNFGALAYGIFAIVNIAWPRTPEAPWYDNWIVLLSGGVVVAAGLVYMFTTRHYGRSDAPSDNAVPDEPDTA
- a CDS encoding SDR family oxidoreductase, translated to MTNHDTRGRAGGPPGLPPPPPPGATALPPGTYDGTVVLVTGGGTGLGKAVAAEFARLGADLVIASRKEDRLRAARDELAALGGRVTAAVCDIRDADRVAEVFDAAQGAYGLPDVLVNNAAANFPVPAEDMSPGAWRAVVDTTLTGTFLMTREFGRRHLAAGTPGSVIDVGASYAWTGGPGFAHSAAAKAGVKSLVETLAVEWGPYGIQVNGLVPGLMPHDDMTAAIRGNLDPAGALAARQPALRVGLPRELGWAATFLASPYARFITGHTLVVDGANWQRRGLVSPQVVPVREQLGRAAFDDGAAAGQRTSDAGATSPRTPPAGPPPSPRTPPGSPPT
- a CDS encoding GMC family oxidoreductase, with the protein product MADETTTYDYLIIGGGTAGSVLAARLSEDPASRVCVVEGGPSDVGDDRILKLRNWINLLGGEFDYGYTTEEQPRGNSHILHSRARVLGGCSSHNTLISFLPFPQDLDEWVASGCEGWGPETILPYRSRLQNTIVPVGAADRNPIAQDFVTAATSRLGVPVVEDFNARPFTDGAGFFSVAYDPQTNNRSSASVAYLHPIMDRPNLTHRLETWAYRLLRDEEGRFTRVQVRNPDGSVSILEAEAEVLLCAGAIDTPRLLMLSGIGPADQLRDLGIEVEADLPGIGENLLDHPESVMVWETSGPLPPNSAMDSDAGLFLRRDAAGGPRPDLMFHFYQVPFTVNTERLGYPVPEHGVCMTPNVPRARSVGRMWLRSADPSVKPALDFRYFTDPEGHDERTIVDGLRIAREVAATAPLSDWLLREVAPGPDVQSDADLSEYGRRAAHTVYHPAGTCRMGAEDDPMAVVDPQLRLRGHDGLRIVDASIFPTMPSINPMVTVLLAAERAADLIMARPAPGAAGSEGAHQ
- a CDS encoding PIG-L deacetylase family protein, with amino-acid sequence MTEPQSSAAPTDQLTPMPDDWRRALAVVAHPDDLEYGCAAAIASWTDGGREVAYLLATRGEAGIDTVDPATCGPLREREQRASAAVVGVDTVEFLDHKDGVVEYGTALRRDIAAAIRRHRPELVITLNHRDTWGGVAWNTPDHVAVGRATLDAAADAGNRWIFPELIEEQGLEPWNGVRWVAVAGSSTPTHAADATAGLERSVASLLEHRSYIEALTDEDPEKYCRTFLTGNAQSLAPRFGGKPAVAFEVFSR
- a CDS encoding MBL fold metallo-hydrolase, with the protein product MTDAPLGRSAAYTILTTGYVGSTGPGVAATVSYISDGDRHVIFDPGMVPSRDSILVPLAAAGLGPDDITDVVLSHHHPDNTLNVGLFGRARVHDHKVEYRGDQWRNRDAEGYELTPSLRLIRTPGHSTEDITLLAGTESGVVAFAGDLWWHANGPADDPVAPDREVLRASRLRVIGAADLIVPGHGAPFRPDVSTPR
- a CDS encoding aldehyde dehydrogenase family protein codes for the protein MPELFVDGEWTGAVEGARRDVVNPFDASVVQQVDDAGEADVDLAVRAARRAFDRGDWSAAPTRERADVLLRVSRFLLRDQEEIAHVESLDTGKTLAEARIDVEDVSNAFRYFAEIADKDGGRVVDVGPDVLSRVTYHPIGVCALIAPWNYPLLQASWKVAPALVAGNTFVLKPSETTPLSTIHMIKLIAEAGAPAGVANLVLGPGSTVGAAMSAHPEVDLVSFTGGLATGRRIMEACAPGVKNLALELGGKNPNVVFADCDFEAAVDHALEASFLHSGQVCSAGSRLLVEDSLHDRFVERLAARAKNIRLGNGLDPETESGPLSSAEHRAKVEGYLEVAREEGARLVCGGARPDDPELSRGFFLLPTIYADCDRSMRIVQEEVFGPVVTVERFRSEDEAVELANDTHYGLAGGIWTNDASRAQRVAARLRHGTVWINDFHPYVPQAEWGGFGRSGFGRELGPTGLREYQEAKHIYQNLRPGPSGWFKG
- a CDS encoding enoyl-CoA hydratase/isomerase family protein translates to MIDTLGTDIPEGEERLRLDVEDGLGILTLCRPRKLNAWSWESTRQLGLFADRIRFDGSIRAVLLRAEGRAFCAGIDITAPGGAITGRSGAERTRNYYEGLRWAHERFRAFARLPQPVVAAVQGYCLGFGFELALMADVRIAADDAVFALPEASIGVAVDAGGDLRIAREAGAGWAKLLALTGRRIDAATAERLRLLQEVVTVAELGAVSRALAEEIAANAPLAVQGIKRGIDAYADAGMADALDRVAMNAAITLTSEDSREGYGAKAAGRPAAFGGK
- a CDS encoding NAD(P)-binding domain-containing protein gives rise to the protein MVNSIGIIGVGEIGRAMVDGLCDGAQEPPEIHLSPRGARAAAELSRRYPNVRVCADNQEVADRAELVILAVRPQDRTGALEGLRVDGEKVVLSVMAGVGVDEVRDLLGTAAPVVRAIPLPAVRERRSVTVTFPSHPVVDAVFDALGGALPVADEADFAVFSTLTGTLSAHYAYLATLTDWAARQGIPAEEADRYVRGLFQAVGRALGDGTRSPEQLAGDHETPGGSNERIRTTWFDAGNAESLTKALDALLVHLR